A window of the Arachis duranensis cultivar V14167 chromosome 5, aradu.V14167.gnm2.J7QH, whole genome shotgun sequence genome harbors these coding sequences:
- the LOC107490368 gene encoding uncharacterized protein LOC107490368, giving the protein MKNKRMWSDEETLAFVGFMEEFVVDGQRADCGQFKPGTFEKLALKMLEAFSGCTLTAKHCKNKHKRLKEKYQYAADMLACSGFGWNNEKQCVEVDSKDVLDAWLKAHPTKFYSPGKPFPLFHRLEGIFGWEWRPLSEMSPPPDQDGVAAMQGQASHSEVGASAGSTRQCGRKRKHVDVLKRMANQIQQSSADQRKNAQLIADAIVGVNEKWKVGEKLTQLGFGDDDVVRAILKFAESPNVYAHFWGLSDSQMIGLVRSII; this is encoded by the exons ATGAAGAACAAGCGAATGTGGAGTGATGAAGAGACATTGGCCTTTGTTGGCTTCATGGAGGAGTTTGTCGTTGACGGTCAGCGGGCTGATTGTGGGCAGTTTAAACCGGGAACATTCGAGAAACTGGCTTTGAAGATGTTGGAGGCTTTCTCCGGTTGTACACTGACCGCGAAGCATTGCAAGAATAAGCACAAGCGGCTGAAGGAGAAGTACCAGTACGCCGCTGATATGCTTGCTTGTAGCGGATTTGGCTGGAACAACGAGAAACAATGTGTTGAGGTTGACAGCAAAGACGTCCTTGATGCTTGGTTGAAG GCACATCCGACCAAGTTCTACAGTCCTGGCAAGCCATTTCCTTTATTTCACCGGCTGGAAGGTATCTTTGGATGGGAGTGGCGGCCGTTA TCCGAGATGTCTCCACCTCCAGACCAAGACGGAGTTGCAGCAATGCAAGGACAAGCATCACATTCTGAGGTCGGTGCGAGCGCGGGAAGCACTAGGCAATGCGGGAGGAAGAGGAAACATGTTGACGTACTCAAGAGGATGGCCAATCAGATTCAGCAATCATCGGCTGACCAACGAAAGAATGCCCAACTGATAGCTGATGCCATTGTTGGTGTGAACGAGAAGTGGAAGGTTGGCGAGAAGCTCACACAGCTTGGATTCGGTGATGACGATGTGGTCAGGGCGATACTGAAGTTTGCCGAAAGTCCTAATGTGTATGCACACTTCTGGGGCTTGTCAGATTCACAAATGATTGGGCTCGTGCGTTCCATTATATGA